The DNA sequence TATTGGTCCAACTGCATTACGGCAAAATGATGTATCCGTAACGATTGTCATAGAAGCTAATTATCAGATGATTGACTTAATCACTGAAATGGAAAAGCTGAATTCGAAGGGGAAAAGAGATTTAGACTTGCGAATTACAAATATAAAAGCATTAGAAAATGGAAGCCAACAACTAAACGTTACAATATCAACAACCGAGAAAAGATACACCACTGAATTATACAATTTTATTAGAAATATTGAGTATGTGAGAACTGTAGAAATTCAACAACTATCTGGTTTTTAATTAATTTTAAAAACAGTAGTGATTACACTAAATTATTTGAAGGCCTAGACAAAAAGTAAACAACCTTTTGTCCAGGCCTCTATAATTACATATGAACAAGCTGTTCTCGATTCTCCATCTGAGGAGGTTCTTCCATCCAGCCATGATTAATCATTAATTTCCCACCCTCCATCGCATAATCAAAAATATCTTTTGAATAGGAAGCCATTTTTACTGGTAAATCACTTCTTAAGCTAAATGCAGTACCTAACCCGTTACTTCCAAGGGCAAAGCTACATAAAAGACTTGTACAATACATCATTAACTTATCGGAAAATGCTGGAACGGTAGACTTTGTGATGTGACCAGCTGCAGGACTTGGAGTTACAATATCGCTTTTAGACAATACCTTTTGAAAGTCCTCTACAATTTTTTGAGAAAGACCTTTTCCTTTTTTACAATAGTCTTTTACTCCTTGAGTTTGTGCTGTTTGAGCAAAAGCTGTCATTAACTGTATTCCTACAATATTTGTTTCAATACCTCTATAAATATGCCCAACTTCAACTGTGTTTAAGGGTCTTGATTGTTTAAGAGGATTTAACCCGCTCATATATGCTGTATCTTGAATAAAATTAATTGATTTTGGCATTGATACGTATGGTGGTCTTGCGAGCAATCCTTTTTCATTTAAGTAGGTAGTGCAATTGTGGTATGTCTGTTGTACCATGACCGTAAGATCCTGATAAAGTTGGATGATGTCTTGGCGATAGCCCATTGTCATATGAATTGCATGCATTCCCATGCTGATTTCTTTTAATAATCGAATAAAGATAATATCGAACCCATTATCAAAGAGTTGTGGTGCATCTTTATGGATATCCTTCTCTGTGAATCCTAAAGGGATAATCGCACCTTCATTTTGGAGAATGTCTTTTATTCGATTAATAAAGGTTGAGATGTCGCGATGTAAATCACTAAGAATCTTTCGTGAATTTTCATCATCTGCTTTCGTTTTTAAATAATCAACGATTTGGAAAAGCATTGTTTTTTCTTGATAAGTTAACCAAAGCGATCCAAGTTCGCTTGAAGTTAGTGACGGTTTATCTGGCATGTTAGTGAATCCTCCTCGTTTTTCTCTTTACAACTAGAATTTCCCTAATTGAATTGCTTTACCATTCCAAATAAATCCTTAGAGTCCAAAGTGACAGTTTTATGAACGTAGATTTAGTAGTGATGCACATCACCGAACGAGGGTTACCTCTGTGTTATTGTTTTAGCTGAGAATCAATATCAGTAGAAATTAAGAGGAGGTTTCCCAATGAGTGAGCTTATTAATAATAGGGAACAAATAAAAATAGAAAATTATGAGCGACAGCAAATCCTAAAGGAAATCATTTTAGAATTACATGAAGGAAAAAGTGTAGATGAAGTGAAAGAACGATTTCAACAAGCGATTGAAAAAATAAGTGTCGAGGAAATTTCCCACTTAGAACACACTCTTATGAAGGAAGAAGGCATACCCGTTGAAGAAATTCAAAGGCTATGTTCTGTGCATACAAATGTATTTAAAGGTTCAATTGAAGAAATACATGGGGTAGATGCATTAAAAACAGTAAAAGGTCATCCTGTTCATACGTTTTTGTTAGAAAATAAATTAATAAATCAATTTGTTAATTTTACATTAAGTCTTCATAAAGATCGCTATATAAAGGAACAAAAACACATCAATAAAGAAAAGTTACTGA is a window from the Bacillus alkalicellulosilyticus genome containing:
- a CDS encoding DUF3231 family protein; the encoded protein is MPDKPSLTSSELGSLWLTYQEKTMLFQIVDYLKTKADDENSRKILSDLHRDISTFINRIKDILQNEGAIIPLGFTEKDIHKDAPQLFDNGFDIIFIRLLKEISMGMHAIHMTMGYRQDIIQLYQDLTVMVQQTYHNCTTYLNEKGLLARPPYVSMPKSINFIQDTAYMSGLNPLKQSRPLNTVEVGHIYRGIETNIVGIQLMTAFAQTAQTQGVKDYCKKGKGLSQKIVEDFQKVLSKSDIVTPSPAAGHITKSTVPAFSDKLMMYCTSLLCSFALGSNGLGTAFSLRSDLPVKMASYSKDIFDYAMEGGKLMINHGWMEEPPQMENREQLVHM